From a region of the Triticum aestivum cultivar Chinese Spring chromosome 7D, IWGSC CS RefSeq v2.1, whole genome shotgun sequence genome:
- the LOC123169484 gene encoding probable glutathione S-transferase, with protein sequence MSLQPAQAPAQAPVRVITAFGSPFAHRVEVALTLKGVPYELLVEDLTNKSELLLAHNPIHQSVPVLLHGDRAVCESLLIVEYIDEAFHHEAAPRLLPTDPYDRATARFWADFIANKCLKPLWQAMWTDGEEQARLARETKESLGILDAQLEGKRFFGGDALGFVDLAACTLAHWLGVLEEVVEVRLMADGEYPALRRWAKEYTSDEVVRRSLPDRDELVAYFTKNKERYLSSMVKAAAK encoded by the coding sequence ATGTCGCTGCAGCCAGCACAGGCTCCGGCGCAAGCGCCGGTGAGGGTCATCACGGCGTTCGGCAGCCCGTTTGCGCACCGGGTGGAGGTGGCGCTGACGCTCAAGGGGGTGCCGTACGAGCTGCTCGTGGAGGACCTGACCAACAAGAGCGAGCTGCTGCTCGCCCACAACCCCATCCACCAGTcggtccccgtcctcctccacggcGACCGCGCCGTCTGCGAGTCCCTCCTCATCGTCGAGTACATCGACGAGGCCTTCCATCACGAAGCGGCGCCCCGGCTCCTCCCCACGGACCCGTACGACCGCGCCACGGCCCGCTTCTGGGCCGACTTCATCGCCAACAAGTGCTTGAAGCCGCTGTGGCAGGCGATGTGGACGGACGGCGAGGAGCAGGCGCGGCTGGCGAGGGAGACCAAGGAGAGCCTGGGGATCCTGGACGCGCAGCTCGAGGGGAAGAGGTTCTTCGGGGGCGACGCGCTCGGCTTCGTCGACCTCGCCGCATGCACGCTGGCTCACTGGCTCGGCGTGCTGGAGGAAGTCGTGGAGGTGCGCCTGATGGCGGACGGCGAGTACCCTGCCCTGCGCCGGTGGGCCAAGGAGTACACCTCCGACGAGGTCGTTAGGCGGTCCCTGCCGGACAGGGACGAGCTCGTCGCCTACTTCACAAAAAACAAGGAGAGGTACCTGTCGTCCATGGTCAAGGCAGCGGCGAAGTGA